One window from the genome of Chroococcidiopsis sp. TS-821 encodes:
- the dnaK gene encoding molecular chaperone DnaK: protein MAKVVGIDLGTTNSCVAVMEGGKPTVIANAEGFRTTPSVVAFAKNGDRLVGQIAKRQAVMNPENTFYSVKRFIGRRYDEVTNEATEVAYKVLRDSSGNVKLDCPGVGKQFAPEEISAQVLRKLVEDASKYLGETVTQAVITVPAYFNDSQRQATKDAGKIAGIEVLRIINEPTAASLAYGFDKKSNETILVFDLGGGTFDVSILEVGDGVFEVLATSGDTHLGGDDFDKKIVDYLAEEFRRSEGIDLRKDRQALQRLTEAAEKAKIELSSVTQAEINLPFITATQDGPKHLDMTLTRAKFEELCSDLIDRCRVPVENALRDAKIDKNSINEVVLVGGSTRIPAVQELVKRMLGKEPNQSVNPDEVVAVGAAIQAGVLAGDVTGILLLDVTPLSLGVETLGGVMTRIIPRNTTIPTKKSEVFSTAVDGQTNVEIHVLQGEREMASDNKSLGTFRLDGIPPAPRGVPQIEVTFDIDANGILNVTAKDKGSGKEQSISITGASTLDKTEVERMVAEAERNAAADKERREKVDRKNQADSLAYQAEKQLQDLGDKVPASDRTKVEGLVKDLREAVSKEDDDRIKTLMPELQQTLYSIGTNLYQQQGGPGAAASGGPTPDGSDAGATPGGDDVIDADFTETK, encoded by the coding sequence ATGGCAAAAGTAGTTGGAATTGACCTAGGTACGACTAACTCCTGTGTCGCAGTGATGGAAGGTGGTAAACCCACCGTTATTGCTAATGCAGAAGGTTTTCGGACAACGCCATCCGTCGTTGCCTTTGCGAAGAATGGCGATCGCTTGGTAGGTCAAATTGCTAAGCGCCAAGCAGTTATGAACCCCGAAAACACGTTTTACTCGGTAAAGCGCTTCATCGGACGTCGATATGACGAAGTCACAAATGAAGCTACCGAAGTAGCGTACAAAGTGTTGCGCGATAGCAGTGGCAATGTCAAGCTCGATTGCCCTGGTGTTGGCAAGCAGTTTGCCCCAGAAGAAATCTCTGCGCAGGTATTGCGTAAGTTAGTTGAAGATGCCAGCAAATACCTAGGCGAGACTGTTACTCAAGCAGTTATTACCGTTCCTGCTTACTTCAATGACTCGCAGCGTCAAGCAACAAAAGATGCTGGAAAAATCGCAGGTATTGAAGTCTTACGGATTATTAACGAACCTACCGCCGCTTCCCTTGCCTACGGCTTTGATAAGAAGAGTAACGAAACTATTCTTGTATTTGACCTTGGTGGTGGTACCTTCGACGTATCCATCCTTGAAGTCGGCGATGGTGTATTTGAAGTATTAGCGACCTCTGGTGATACCCACTTAGGTGGTGACGACTTCGATAAGAAAATTGTCGATTACTTAGCAGAAGAATTCCGTAGAAGTGAAGGAATCGATCTGCGTAAAGATAGACAAGCGCTACAACGCTTAACCGAAGCGGCAGAAAAAGCCAAAATTGAGCTTTCGAGCGTTACCCAAGCAGAAATTAACTTACCATTTATTACCGCAACCCAGGATGGCCCTAAGCACCTGGATATGACGCTGACGCGTGCCAAGTTTGAAGAATTGTGTTCCGACTTGATCGATCGCTGCCGCGTTCCTGTAGAAAATGCTCTACGCGATGCCAAGATCGACAAAAACTCGATTAACGAAGTTGTGTTGGTTGGTGGTTCTACACGAATTCCCGCAGTTCAAGAACTCGTCAAGCGGATGCTGGGTAAAGAACCGAACCAAAGTGTTAACCCTGATGAAGTTGTCGCAGTTGGTGCAGCTATTCAAGCTGGCGTTCTTGCAGGTGATGTTACAGGAATCTTATTACTCGATGTCACGCCACTATCCTTGGGTGTAGAAACCTTAGGCGGTGTTATGACTCGGATTATTCCACGCAACACCACAATCCCTACTAAGAAATCTGAAGTCTTCTCCACAGCAGTTGACGGGCAAACTAACGTAGAAATTCACGTTCTACAAGGCGAGCGCGAAATGGCGAGTGATAACAAGAGCTTAGGGACATTCCGCCTCGATGGCATTCCTCCTGCACCGCGTGGCGTTCCGCAAATCGAAGTCACCTTCGATATTGACGCTAACGGTATTCTCAACGTCACTGCGAAAGATAAAGGCAGTGGTAAAGAACAATCAATTAGCATTACTGGTGCTTCAACTCTCGATAAGACCGAAGTTGAACGCATGGTAGCTGAAGCTGAAAGAAACGCTGCTGCTGATAAAGAGCGCCGTGAAAAAGTCGATCGCAAAAACCAAGCTGATTCTCTAGCATATCAAGCCGAGAAGCAATTGCAAGACTTAGGTGATAAAGTCCCTGCTAGCGATAGAACCAAAGTAGAAGGCTTGGTCAAAGACTTGCGCGAAGCTGTCTCTAAAGAAGATGACGATCGCATTAAAACTTTGATGCCAGAGTTACAGCAAACCCTCTACAGCATTGGTACAAACCTATATCAACAACAAGGTGGTCCCGGTGCTGCGGCTAGTGGCGGTCCTACTCCTGATGGTAGCGATGCAGGTGCTACTCCTGGCGGTGACGATGTTATCGATGCAGATTTCACCGAAACCAAATAA
- a CDS encoding acetoacetate decarboxylase family protein: MALYPQPPWTLQGFAVATLHLVDIDRVRALIPQQLDIISVLPGKTVGGVYLSNYTTGSVLEYSELIVVAAAVTHSGKIGGWVSHIYVDNPDSVAGGREIWGLPKELAEFIWGNNSVSVRQGDRPLCTLNYNSLFSLGFKPRLGASSFSTKNADLLNFSFDVEAQFGLVNAQLTVPTTSPFTHLISGQPWLAISASQLRLTVNAPVVTTRR, encoded by the coding sequence ATGGCACTATATCCCCAACCACCCTGGACACTTCAAGGTTTTGCAGTTGCAACATTGCATCTTGTAGATATTGACCGCGTTCGTGCTTTAATTCCTCAACAACTCGATATCATTTCTGTACTTCCTGGTAAGACAGTTGGTGGAGTGTATCTATCTAATTACACTACGGGTTCAGTACTAGAGTACAGCGAATTAATCGTCGTTGCTGCTGCTGTCACTCACTCAGGGAAAATCGGTGGCTGGGTTTCGCATATTTATGTCGATAACCCTGATTCTGTTGCTGGCGGGCGCGAAATTTGGGGATTGCCAAAAGAACTTGCAGAGTTTATCTGGGGAAACAACAGCGTTAGCGTGCGACAAGGCGATCGCCCTCTGTGTACTTTGAACTACAATTCCTTATTTAGTCTTGGCTTTAAACCGCGCTTAGGTGCTTCTAGTTTTAGTACTAAGAATGCTGATTTGTTGAATTTTTCATTTGATGTAGAGGCACAATTCGGGTTAGTTAATGCGCAATTAACAGTACCCACCACTAGTCCTTTTACTCATCTCATTTCAGGTCAACCTTGGTTGGCAATTTCTGCATCACAGCTACGGCTAACTGTGAATGCACCAGTAGTGACAACAAGACGTTAA
- a CDS encoding RidA family protein: MQRQRTSSGTTWETKAGYCRAIRVGNQIYVSGTAPVDEQGGVFAPNDAYAQTKRCLEIIQKALQNLGADLHDVVRTRVYVTDIKRWAEFAQAHQEYFGEHPPANTMVEIQALVDPAMLVEVEVEAVCDVDC, encoded by the coding sequence ATGCAACGACAAAGAACATCGTCGGGAACGACATGGGAAACGAAAGCTGGTTACTGTCGTGCTATCCGTGTTGGGAATCAGATTTATGTATCGGGTACTGCGCCTGTTGACGAGCAAGGTGGTGTTTTTGCCCCAAATGATGCGTATGCTCAAACCAAGCGCTGTCTAGAAATTATTCAAAAAGCTTTACAAAATTTAGGCGCAGACTTGCACGATGTTGTCCGTACTCGCGTCTATGTCACGGATATAAAACGCTGGGCTGAGTTTGCGCAAGCACACCAAGAATACTTTGGCGAACATCCACCAGCAAACACAATGGTCGAAATTCAAGCACTTGTCGATCCCGCAATGCTAGTCGAAGTCGAAGTCGAAGCCGTTTGCGATGTTGATTGTTAA
- a CDS encoding Uma2 family endonuclease: MSTVTAKRFTPEEYHRLAELGFFQEHRVELIRGEIFQMSAKGTSHSVCSTRLYRELFKLVGNSTVIRGQEPIVLFQDSEPEPDLTIVRNRSDDYLSAHPTSDDVLLLIEIADSLSYDQEVKLPLYAEAKISHYWIFNLQANCLECYSEPYQDLKNHFGYRQKLIFLPTESVKLPHFSDLVLDLSKIFPN, encoded by the coding sequence ATGAGTACAGTCACGGCTAAACGCTTCACACCAGAAGAATATCACCGCCTCGCAGAACTTGGATTTTTTCAAGAACACCGAGTTGAACTTATTCGCGGAGAAATTTTTCAAATGTCAGCTAAAGGCACATCTCACTCTGTTTGTAGCACTCGTTTATACCGCGAATTGTTTAAGCTAGTAGGAAACAGTACCGTTATACGCGGACAAGAACCTATTGTCTTATTTCAAGATAGTGAGCCTGAGCCTGATTTAACAATTGTGCGCAATCGTTCTGATGACTACTTATCTGCTCATCCCACTTCAGACGATGTATTGCTGCTGATTGAAATAGCTGATTCTTTGAGTTACGACCAAGAAGTTAAACTACCATTATACGCAGAAGCCAAGATATCTCATTACTGGATATTTAACTTACAAGCTAATTGCCTAGAATGCTACAGCGAGCCTTATCAAGATTTAAAAAATCACTTTGGGTATCGCCAAAAACTCATCTTTCTCCCAACAGAATCAGTTAAATTACCTCATTTCTCAGACTTAGTACTTGATTTATCTAAAATTTTTCCTAATTAG